In Cytophagia bacterium CHB2, the DNA window GCGAGGCGCAGCAGATTCGACGCGGCAATGGCATTGCCGGAAGGCTCGGCGCCGTCATATTCTTCTTTCATGCGCAGGAGAATGGATTTGTCTTCGCCCGAGGAATCGAAGAAGCCGCCCTCTTTTTCATCGGTAAAAATGCGGTTCTGCGTCTCAGTCAATGCCGCCGCAACTTGCAGCCACGAAATATCAAAACTCGCTTCATAAAGGTCAAGCAGGCCGAGCTTGAAATACGCATAATCATCGAGGTGGCCGGGATACTTGGCTTCGCCGTCGCGGTAACGACGTTTGAGCGTGTTCGTAGCCGGATCGAAATTTTTTGCCAACACAAAACTCGCAGCGCGTAACGCGGCCTCGAGATACATGCGCTCGCCCAGCACTTGGTAGGCACGACTAAAGGCCGAAATCATCAAGCCGTTCCAGGCGGTGATGATTTTATCGTCGAGATGCGGGCGCGGCCGCTGTTCGCGATGTTCAAATAGCTGCGCGCGGCAACGCTCGATGACTTTGCTGATCTCCGCTTCGGATATGCCGAAACGTTTTGCCGCCTCTGCCGGCGTGTAAGCAGCATACAACACGTTACGATCATGAAATTCACCTTGCGGATCACTGATGGTATTGCCACTATCGCTCACCCCGTAGAGATAATTGAAAATCTCAGCATCTCTTTCGCCGAGCAAATCGACGATCTCCTGCTTGCGCCACATGTAAAAGGCCCCCTCTTCTTTTTCCTCCGGATGTTGCGGATCAGGCGCGCTGTCGGCGTCTTCCGCGGAATAAAAACCGCCGTCGGGATGCGTCATGTCGCGCAAAACATAATCGAGGATGTCCGTCGCGGCTTGCGCATAAAACGGTTCATGTGTGATTTGATAGGCTTCGAGATAAACCCACACGAGCTGCGCCTGATCATACAGCATCTTCTCGAAATGCGGCACGCGCCAATAGGCGTCAACAGAATAACGATGAAAGCCGCCGCCGAGATGGTCGTACATGCCGCCGGCCCACATGTGGCGCAGCGTGTTCAACACCATCTCCAAAGCCTGCGGGTTTTGATGCCGCGCATAATAACGCAGCAAGAAGTTGAACACGGACGGCCGCGG includes these proteins:
- a CDS encoding thioredoxin domain-containing protein, yielding MNSFSDDFAHKLAQGRKPNRLIHEKSPYLLQHAFNPVDWYPWGEEAFEKARRENKPIFLSIGYSTCHWCHVMERESFENDSVAAIMNEHFVCIKVDREERPDVDKVYMTVVQGLTGSGGWPLSAWLTPDLKPYYAGTYFPPDARYGRPGFPQLLLQLSRAWQEQREKVLESSEQIINALQEHAASSDSSQPVQFELSMRTAFAQFLQSYDERLGGFGGAPKFPRPSVFNFLLRYYARHQNPQALEMVLNTLRHMWAGGMYDHLGGGFHRYSVDAYWRVPHFEKMLYDQAQLVWVYLEAYQITHEPFYAQAATDILDYVLRDMTHPDGGFYSAEDADSAPDPQHPEEKEEGAFYMWRKQEIVDLLGERDAEIFNYLYGVSDSGNTISDPQGEFHDRNVLYAAYTPAEAAKRFGISEAEISKVIERCRAQLFEHREQRPRPHLDDKIITAWNGLMISAFSRAYQVLGERMYLEAALRAASFVLAKNFDPATNTLKRRYRDGEAKYPGHLDDYAYFKLGLLDLYEASFDISWLQVAAALTETQNRIFTDEKEGGFFDSSGEDKSILLRMKEEYDGAEPSGNAIAASNLLRLAQMLDRPDWQVLAEKTLHAFARRLERMPHAAPQTLAAMDFMLDKPKQIIIAGKPHADDTKILLQAVHERFIPNKILLLADGGEGQNYLGARLPIIQSMTLIDGKATAYVCENYACQLPVNEVNALVKLLHDDGGLQAKR